A region of Larimichthys crocea isolate SSNF chromosome X, L_crocea_2.0, whole genome shotgun sequence DNA encodes the following proteins:
- the rtn4rl2a gene encoding reticulon-4 receptor-like 2a, with protein METSSISRSRRCSIMRNCKSGLSLWLVVWLVLGKPSPASACPHSCVCYPTPMTVSCQAQNFTAVPVGVPYDSQRVFLQNNRITELRVGSFGFGTQVLWLFSNNITWIEAGAFSELRDLEELDLGDNPNLHRLEGGAFRGLEKLQSLHMHRCRLTALPHDIFHKLYSLQFLYLQENNLHFLQDDIFSDLINLSQLFLHGNRIRTLSENVFRGLVNLDRLLLHDNRIRQVNRRAFRDLGRLTMLFLFNNSLAELPSQTLRDTQGIEFLRLNANPWSCGCESRALWEWFREARVSSSEVICASPSTRRGQDLRFLREMDFALCPLPDPGSIAGSTTTTFSTKTRWWFHKNKPQSSTKGVFEKASETVKAGLYGKGPSTTTSVVKYELGEEELALPKLDPEEYWANYGNEDSGVTVRCFELECPPEFDLPPGSSSPSSSTPSFLSLLALSVFSLCLNLHLLFG; from the exons ATGGAAACCTCTTCGATTTCTCGGAGCCGACGATGCTCCATCATGCGCAACTGCAAAA GCGGTCTCTCCCTCTGGCTGGTGGTGTGGCTGGTCCTCGGCAAGCCAAGTCCGGCATCGGCGTGCCCGCATTCGTGCGTGTGCTACCCGACTCCCATGACTGTGAGCTGCCAGGCGCAGAACTTCACCGCCGTCCCTGTCGGAGTGCCCTACGACTCGCAGCGCGTTTTTCTCCAGAACAACAGGATCACGGAGCTTAGAGTTGGCTCTTTTGGCTTCGGGACTCAG GTTCTGTGGCTGTTCTCCAACAACATCACGTGGATTGAGGCTGGGGCCTTCAGTGAGCTGAGGGACTTGGAGGAGTTGGACCTGGGAGACAATCCCAACCTCCACAGGCTGGAGGGGGGAGCCTTCCGTGGCCTAGAGAAGCTCCAGAGCCTCCACATGCACCGCTGCCGGCTCACTGCCCTGCCCCATGACATCTTCCACAAGCTGTACAGCCTGCAATTTCTCTACTTACAG GAGAATAATCTTCACTTCCTGCAGGACGACATCTTTTCTGACCTCATCAACCTGAGCCAGCTTTTCCTGCATGGCAACCGTATCCGCACTCTCTCAGAGAATGTGTTCCGCGGTCTGGTCAACCTCGACCGCCTTCTCCTCCACGACAACCGCATCAGACAGGTGAACCGACGGGCCTTCCGTGACCTTGGTCGCCTCACCATGCTTTTCCTCTTCAACAACTCCCTGGCTGAGCTGCCCAGTCAGACCCTGAGGGACACGCAGGGCATTGAGTTTCTCCGCCTCAATGCCAACCCGTGGTCCTGCGGTTGTGAGTCCCGCGCCCTGTGGGAATGGTTCCGTGAGGCCCGCGTCTCATCATCCGAGGTGATCTGTGCTTCCCCTTCCACCCGCCGTGGCCAGGACCTCCGCTTCCTCCGTGAGATGGACTTCGCCCTCTGCCCCCTGCCCGACCCTGGCTCCATCGCcggctccaccaccaccaccttcagcACCAAAACCCGCTGGTGGTTCCACAAGAATAAGCCTCAGTCGTCTACGAAAGGTGTCTTTGAGAAGGCTTCAGAGACTGTCAAGGCAGGTTTGTACGGAAAAGGCCCATCCACGACCACCTCAGTAGTCAAGTACGAGTTAGGGGAGGAAGAGCTGGCTCTGCCCAAACTCGACCCAGAAGAGTACTGGGCAAACTACGGCAACGAGGACTCAGGTGTCACCGTGAGATGCTTTGAGCTTGAATGTCCGCCTGAGTTCGACCTGCCTCCAGGCTCATCCTCCCCCTCATCCTCCACACCCTCTTTCCTCTCACTACTAGCCCTTTCTGTTTTCAGCCTCTGCCTCAACCTCCACCTGCTATTCGGCTGA